The following are encoded together in the Mesoaciditoga lauensis cd-1655R = DSM 25116 genome:
- a CDS encoding LacI family DNA-binding transcriptional regulator, translated as MGFVTLKQIAEIAGVSVNTVSRALNGKPDINENTRQRVLKVAKQLGYVPNRSALSLKKQKTHIVGVIIEDNANPFWAEVLKGVESAAKSHGYHVILVNTSRSYENEVEGIQMLLERRVDGILIAPNQEKYGDLLELKRLGVPFVIMGRHIKEFEDLNIPMVYSDEVRGGYIATKHLIERGCKRIAFAGAQPYNTASIERCEGYKKALKEAGMEVNKELIKTGGIEIEGGYKSVMELLESKMPFDGVFAYNDLMAFGVLKALKESKLRVPEDVKVVGYDDISYSSLITPALTTMRMRKKTIGRLSFESLLMPTKKIVLKTDLIVRESTGG; from the coding sequence GTGGGCTTCGTAACTTTAAAGCAAATAGCGGAAATCGCAGGGGTTTCCGTGAATACGGTTTCAAGGGCGTTAAATGGCAAACCAGACATAAATGAGAATACACGTCAAAGAGTACTTAAAGTTGCAAAGCAGTTGGGATATGTTCCCAATCGTTCTGCTTTGTCTCTAAAAAAACAAAAAACTCATATTGTTGGCGTGATTATAGAAGACAACGCTAATCCGTTTTGGGCAGAGGTTTTAAAAGGAGTAGAATCTGCAGCGAAATCACACGGATACCATGTAATATTGGTTAACACCAGTAGAAGCTATGAAAATGAAGTGGAAGGTATTCAGATGTTGTTAGAAAGACGTGTGGATGGTATTTTAATAGCTCCAAATCAGGAAAAGTATGGAGATCTTCTTGAGTTAAAAAGATTAGGAGTTCCTTTTGTTATTATGGGCAGGCATATAAAAGAATTTGAAGATTTAAACATACCCATGGTTTACAGCGATGAAGTGAGAGGAGGATACATAGCAACTAAGCATTTAATTGAAAGAGGATGCAAAAGGATAGCATTTGCAGGAGCACAACCTTACAACACAGCGTCCATTGAAAGATGTGAAGGGTACAAAAAAGCTCTTAAGGAAGCCGGGATGGAGGTAAATAAAGAGCTAATCAAAACTGGCGGGATTGAAATTGAAGGTGGATATAAGTCGGTTATGGAGCTTTTAGAAAGTAAAATGCCATTTGATGGGGTATTTGCATACAACGATTTAATGGCATTTGGAGTGTTGAAAGCGCTAAAGGAGTCAAAATTAAGAGTTCCTGAAGATGTTAAGGTTGTTGGTTACGACGATATCTCTTATTCTTCTCTAATTACTCCAGCTTTGACAACGATGAGGATGAGGAAAAAGACTATTGGGAGGCTCTCTTTTGAATCTCTTTTAATGCCGACAAAGAAAATCGTTTTGAAAACAGATCTGATAGTACGTGAAAGTACAGGAGGATAA
- a CDS encoding L-ribulose-5-phosphate 4-epimerase — protein MYEEHREELYQAHMSLEKYNLVEYTSGNISVKIDDYILIKPSGVPYDKLTPKDFVVVDTKGNVIEGNKKPSVDTATHLYIYRHRTDVGCVIHTHSPYASAFAILGETLPVYSTAQADVFGGEIPITAYAAVGTEAIGEAALKVMNKAGAVLLNHHGVLVVGKNIEETLRKAIFLEEVAKTAYLARTMGNPKYLDESETTKLYEFHNKHYGQTKLQ, from the coding sequence GTGTACGAAGAGCATAGAGAGGAGCTTTACCAAGCTCATATGTCATTAGAAAAATATAATTTAGTTGAATATACAAGCGGAAATATAAGTGTGAAAATCGATGATTATATTCTTATAAAACCATCGGGAGTTCCCTATGATAAATTAACTCCTAAGGATTTTGTTGTTGTCGATACAAAAGGAAACGTCATTGAAGGAAATAAAAAACCTTCTGTGGATACCGCAACTCATTTATATATTTATCGACACAGAACAGATGTAGGATGTGTTATTCATACACATTCACCTTATGCTTCAGCTTTTGCCATTTTGGGCGAAACTTTACCTGTTTATAGTACTGCTCAAGCAGATGTTTTTGGAGGAGAGATACCAATTACAGCTTATGCCGCCGTTGGTACAGAAGCTATTGGAGAAGCTGCGTTAAAAGTAATGAATAAAGCTGGCGCTGTCCTTTTAAATCATCATGGAGTTCTAGTTGTTGGAAAAAACATAGAGGAGACTCTTAGAAAAGCAATATTTCTTGAAGAAGTGGCTAAAACGGCTTATCTCGCAAGAACGATGGGAAATCCCAAATATTTAGATGAAAGTGAGACTACTAAACTTTACGAATTTCATAATAAACATTATGGACAAACAAAATTACAATAA
- a CDS encoding carbohydrate ABC transporter permease: protein MIMNKRTTKKLLRSIRYAAVGLILSVFLFPAYWITITAFKPMSEWNTWPPHFWPYHPTVINFAVKGVLPFLRNSLVVSTSVALISAAISLMAAYAISRYKIGGTALAGWFISMRMLPPITIAIPLYVIYAKVHLLNTWLGLILVYLIPAVAFGIWVMISFLNEIPKSLDEAAYVDGATRLQTFRHVIFPLSISGLAAVIVLSFIQTWSEFLLATVLTNDSAAQTLPVYLGRFVTGYNIEWGPLSAAGLITMLPPIIIGLIFQKYLIRGLTFGAVKG from the coding sequence ATGATAATGAATAAAAGAACAACCAAAAAATTGCTAAGATCTATAAGATATGCTGCCGTTGGCTTAATCCTTTCCGTCTTTCTGTTTCCCGCTTATTGGATAACAATAACCGCGTTTAAGCCTATGAGTGAATGGAATACATGGCCGCCTCATTTTTGGCCTTATCATCCAACCGTGATTAATTTTGCTGTAAAAGGAGTTCTTCCTTTTTTGAGAAATAGTTTAGTAGTTTCTACTTCTGTAGCTCTCATATCAGCTGCTATATCATTAATGGCAGCATATGCGATATCAAGATACAAAATAGGTGGTACCGCACTAGCTGGATGGTTTATTTCTATGAGAATGCTCCCTCCTATAACTATTGCTATACCTTTGTATGTTATATACGCAAAAGTTCATTTGCTTAATACATGGCTTGGACTCATATTAGTCTATCTCATTCCTGCGGTAGCTTTCGGAATATGGGTGATGATTTCATTTCTTAATGAAATTCCAAAATCACTTGATGAAGCTGCTTATGTTGATGGAGCAACACGTTTGCAAACGTTTAGGCATGTTATTTTCCCTTTAAGTATAAGTGGACTAGCAGCTGTCATTGTTCTAAGCTTTATCCAAACTTGGAGTGAGTTTTTACTTGCTACAGTTTTAACCAATGATTCAGCGGCTCAAACATTGCCTGTTTACCTTGGAAGATTCGTTACTGGTTATAACATAGAATGGGGTCCTTTGTCAGCAGCGGGTTTGATAACAATGCTTCCTCCAATTATCATAGGGTTAATTTTCCAGAAGTATTTGATAAGAGGGCTTACATTTGGAGCAGTAAAAGGCTGA
- a CDS encoding glycoside hydrolase family 36 protein, with protein MRILDHNIKIGKFSKEFEDFKLSASITQANDFKVEFSLKNISNASKFVGDVTLSEFDSSETLFMNNFQSWGPCTFAKPQEVLNLVQKMQFQREFMMSPIPWEFKNGVVSDYFIATDKEFAGFLSSKVAHPYFLWQNGIIKIKVYVGKELKPGEKIDLETLWFTRYESLEETLDEYAKKVTNFNKPKIEKAIFGWSSWYHYYLDISQENFIKEIELSKTLGLNYELFQLDDGYEADIGDWLETNEKFPDGLEYLAKKVKESGVIAGIWTAPFSISESSKLFRDHPDWVVKNESGKPLLAYENWNRKIYALDTTNPDAQRWLEDTFSTLKNYGFDFFKIDFLFAAIIPGRRHLNITPIEAYRIGMKTIRKAVGNSHILGCGAPLLPSIGYVNSMRIGSDRAPYWTSESDLGQPSAKHSIRNALTRNFMSGVWWTNDPDCVMARSNDTKLNDDERMVNVYIPALLNGHFLQSDKLSSLSKEDVCLMKSALNFRDGKSYVKFIDGERYVIISERSVNGDVLSFVNLSNSIWNVKMEDFSNLLSVKEDEFFISYPSMKETKPEQKSVKPHSILMILHRGKRQMIREDEKKKDGRDFHYYTSPGDK; from the coding sequence TTGAGAATTCTTGATCATAATATCAAAATAGGAAAATTTTCAAAAGAATTTGAAGATTTCAAACTGAGCGCTTCTATCACACAAGCCAACGATTTCAAAGTTGAATTTTCATTAAAAAATATTTCTAATGCTTCAAAATTCGTTGGTGATGTCACTCTCAGCGAATTCGACTCTTCCGAAACACTTTTTATGAACAACTTTCAATCGTGGGGCCCCTGCACGTTTGCAAAGCCTCAAGAGGTTTTAAATCTTGTCCAAAAGATGCAATTCCAGCGTGAATTCATGATGTCTCCAATACCTTGGGAATTCAAAAATGGGGTGGTTTCCGACTACTTTATCGCAACGGATAAAGAGTTTGCCGGATTCTTATCGTCTAAAGTCGCTCATCCTTATTTTTTGTGGCAAAATGGGATTATCAAGATAAAAGTTTACGTTGGGAAGGAATTAAAGCCAGGTGAAAAAATCGATTTGGAGACTTTATGGTTCACCAGATATGAATCCCTTGAAGAAACGTTGGATGAATATGCAAAAAAGGTAACCAACTTCAACAAGCCGAAAATCGAAAAAGCCATTTTTGGTTGGTCTTCGTGGTATCATTACTATCTTGACATTTCTCAAGAAAACTTCATCAAAGAAATAGAACTTTCGAAGACGCTTGGCTTGAATTACGAGCTATTCCAATTAGACGATGGCTATGAGGCGGATATAGGCGATTGGCTTGAAACAAACGAAAAATTCCCAGATGGTCTTGAATACCTGGCAAAAAAAGTCAAAGAAAGTGGAGTGATCGCTGGCATATGGACGGCACCTTTCAGCATCTCAGAGAGTTCAAAACTTTTCAGAGATCACCCCGATTGGGTCGTGAAAAATGAAAGTGGGAAGCCTTTACTCGCATACGAAAATTGGAATCGAAAGATATATGCGCTTGATACGACAAATCCAGATGCGCAAAGATGGTTAGAGGATACCTTTTCCACTCTTAAAAATTACGGCTTTGATTTCTTCAAAATAGATTTCCTTTTTGCTGCCATTATCCCTGGCAGGCGTCATTTGAATATCACTCCCATTGAGGCTTACAGGATAGGAATGAAAACGATAAGGAAAGCCGTGGGGAATTCTCACATTCTTGGCTGTGGTGCTCCGTTGCTTCCTTCAATTGGTTACGTGAATTCCATGAGAATAGGGTCTGACAGGGCTCCTTACTGGACAAGTGAATCTGATTTGGGACAACCAAGTGCGAAACATTCGATAAGAAACGCATTGACAAGGAACTTCATGAGCGGCGTATGGTGGACAAACGACCCGGATTGCGTCATGGCAAGATCGAACGACACAAAACTAAATGATGATGAAAGAATGGTAAACGTCTACATTCCCGCCTTGCTTAACGGCCATTTCCTGCAAAGTGATAAGCTTTCTTCGCTTTCGAAAGAAGACGTTTGCCTTATGAAAAGCGCTTTGAATTTCAGGGATGGAAAATCATACGTGAAATTCATAGACGGTGAAAGATATGTTATCATTTCTGAAAGAAGTGTGAATGGAGATGTTTTATCGTTTGTAAATCTTTCAAATTCCATCTGGAATGTCAAAATGGAAGATTTTTCAAATCTTTTATCGGTGAAGGAAGATGAATTTTTCATTTCTTATCCGTCTATGAAAGAGACGAAGCCAGAACAAAAAAGCGTTAAACCGCATTCGATTCTAATGATTTTGCATCGTGGTAAGAGACAAATGATTCGCGAAGATGAAAAAAAGAAAGATGGTAGGGATTTCCACTATTACACGAGCCCTGGTGATAAATGA
- a CDS encoding FGGY-family carbohydrate kinase produces MYLIGTDIGTQGTKTVIVDEKGTFVADSFQEYDVITSKNSWAEQWPEVWLEAVIKTLKRSLEKSKIKATEIAGIALSGLYGGSGIPVDKEKKPLYPCLIWMDRRAKEETKWIKNYVPKDKIFGITGNYVDSYYGFTKMMWIKKHEPEVWKNTYEFVTPKDYIIYKLTGRLATDYSSAGNIGGVFDIHKRTWSDEMCKILGIPKEKLPKKILKSTDVVGRLCKKYADITGLLEGTPIIAGGIDAAVAQLSAGVLKEGEHVAMAGTSMCWGTVHDGKYLTPSLVSFPYVVYEDKMIYTFGGSATSGALARWFRDEFGDYEKEIEKKRGISAYTILEMEARSIPPGSDGIIVLPYFMGERSPIWDPEAKGTVLGLTLYHKRAHIYKALLESAAYSLKHNMETAISTGMKLNSDCLIVGGVARSEFWVKIFADVTGFNMKRLLKDVEAPLGDAFLVALGTKIVDKPEKIKEWIKFRPLIKADKKNTKIYEKYYKIYLETYRKLKNIFPKLSAFS; encoded by the coding sequence ATGTATTTAATAGGGACAGATATAGGAACACAAGGGACCAAAACTGTAATCGTTGATGAAAAAGGCACATTTGTGGCCGATAGCTTTCAAGAGTATGATGTTATAACATCTAAAAATTCATGGGCTGAACAGTGGCCTGAAGTATGGCTTGAGGCGGTTATTAAAACTCTAAAAAGAAGCTTAGAAAAGTCTAAAATAAAAGCTACAGAGATAGCCGGAATCGCTTTAAGTGGTTTATATGGTGGCTCCGGAATTCCTGTAGATAAAGAAAAAAAACCTTTATATCCATGTTTAATTTGGATGGATCGAAGGGCAAAGGAAGAAACGAAGTGGATAAAAAATTATGTGCCCAAAGACAAGATATTTGGTATAACTGGAAATTACGTCGATTCTTATTATGGTTTTACCAAAATGATGTGGATAAAAAAGCATGAACCTGAAGTGTGGAAAAATACTTATGAATTCGTAACTCCCAAAGATTACATTATATATAAGTTAACTGGAAGACTGGCAACAGATTACAGTTCGGCTGGAAATATAGGAGGAGTTTTTGACATACATAAACGCACTTGGTCAGATGAAATGTGCAAAATCTTGGGCATCCCAAAGGAGAAACTACCCAAAAAGATTTTGAAATCCACAGATGTAGTGGGAAGATTGTGTAAAAAATATGCTGATATAACAGGATTGCTAGAAGGAACGCCAATTATAGCGGGAGGAATTGACGCCGCTGTGGCTCAATTAAGTGCTGGTGTTTTAAAAGAGGGAGAACATGTTGCAATGGCAGGAACATCAATGTGTTGGGGAACTGTCCACGATGGTAAATACTTAACTCCATCATTAGTTAGTTTTCCATACGTTGTTTATGAAGATAAGATGATTTATACATTTGGGGGAAGTGCCACTTCTGGAGCACTAGCTCGATGGTTTAGAGATGAATTTGGAGATTACGAAAAGGAGATTGAAAAGAAAAGAGGAATATCTGCTTATACCATTCTTGAAATGGAAGCGAGATCAATTCCACCAGGAAGCGATGGAATAATAGTTCTTCCGTATTTTATGGGTGAAAGATCTCCAATCTGGGATCCAGAGGCTAAAGGTACTGTTCTAGGATTAACTCTTTATCATAAGCGTGCTCATATATATAAGGCATTGTTGGAATCCGCAGCATATTCTCTCAAACACAACATGGAAACGGCAATAAGTACAGGCATGAAATTGAATTCTGATTGCTTAATTGTAGGGGGAGTTGCAAGATCGGAATTTTGGGTGAAAATATTTGCAGACGTAACGGGCTTTAATATGAAACGCTTGTTAAAAGATGTAGAAGCACCTTTAGGAGATGCATTTTTAGTCGCTCTGGGAACAAAAATCGTTGATAAACCCGAAAAAATAAAGGAATGGATCAAATTTCGGCCATTAATTAAAGCAGATAAGAAGAACACCAAAATTTATGAAAAGTACTACAAAATTTATTTGGAAACTTATAGGAAACTAAAAAACATTTTTCCCAAATTATCTGCATTTTCTTAA
- a CDS encoding carbohydrate ABC transporter permease, which produces MKDAIVVHDRKREENKRKLYERRVALFFILPAVILFLVMAIYPFIYMIYTSFTNLNLSMSGTGRFIGLANYVEIFHDSLAMGSITFSAMVLLIAVPIEMVMGILFGLLIRGLRGERIFRLLFLIPMMIPGIVFGISAQMIFNYLFGAANYFLSFFSVPEIAWLGQASTAQFVILLLDIIQWTPFVFLITYAGLLSVPQDLIDAARVDGASRWQLFRNVELPTLKSFIYIALIIRLIDALKIFGKIYMTTWGGPGMATSSWSFYIYKVGVSYGWDIGYASALAIILLIVSSILVNLLIKVLNLGETLELKKEG; this is translated from the coding sequence GTGAAAGATGCCATTGTTGTTCATGATAGAAAGCGGGAAGAAAATAAAAGAAAATTGTACGAAAGAAGAGTAGCCTTGTTTTTCATTCTTCCGGCCGTCATACTTTTTTTAGTTATGGCTATATATCCGTTTATTTATATGATATATACGTCTTTTACAAACTTGAACTTATCAATGAGTGGGACAGGTCGCTTTATTGGTTTAGCGAATTACGTTGAGATCTTTCACGATTCATTAGCTATGGGTTCCATAACGTTTTCTGCTATGGTTTTACTCATAGCAGTTCCTATAGAAATGGTAATGGGAATTTTATTTGGTCTCCTTATACGTGGATTGAGGGGGGAAAGAATATTTAGATTGTTATTTTTGATTCCTATGATGATACCAGGAATCGTTTTTGGAATTTCTGCTCAAATGATTTTTAATTACTTATTTGGAGCCGCAAATTATTTTTTATCTTTCTTCTCTGTTCCGGAGATTGCATGGCTGGGTCAAGCTTCAACTGCGCAATTTGTCATACTTCTTTTAGATATCATTCAATGGACTCCATTCGTATTCTTAATTACATATGCCGGGCTTCTTTCTGTACCTCAAGATCTAATAGATGCAGCAAGAGTAGATGGAGCAAGCAGGTGGCAATTATTTAGAAACGTTGAATTACCCACTCTAAAAAGCTTTATTTATATTGCTCTTATAATACGTCTAATAGATGCATTGAAAATCTTTGGAAAAATATATATGACAACCTGGGGAGGACCTGGAATGGCAACTTCATCATGGAGTTTCTATATATACAAGGTTGGTGTTTCGTACGGTTGGGACATAGGATATGCATCTGCCTTAGCAATTATATTACTTATAGTGAGTTCTATTTTAGTTAATCTATTGATAAAAGTTCTGAACCTAGGGGAAACATTGGAATTGAAAAAGGAGGGATAA
- a CDS encoding L-fucose/L-arabinose isomerase family protein: MKTRKPKIGLVGIMQELYDDMLPGITKRQANYAEDIVKELSDVAEVVFNVPARVREDIEKQVKEFNNSNVDGIMIVMLTYSPGMRIVRALQENNLPILLANIQPVPEVTKDWDMGDLTYNQGIHGAQDNANAMLRGGINFEVITGNWKSETFKSHFLSWAKAAQTITKLKNMKVAVFGQMPGMGDITVDSTSFLRKIGPQINHESLGSIYSIFEKVSNSEIQELLERQKKIFYIDPSLKKENYEYAARFEIAIRKFLESKGYEAFSIYFQAVADDGRFKQLPMMAASDLLAEGYGYGAEGDVCAASLVAAGHSLIGDAHFAEMYAMDFKRDSVLISHMGEGNWKVARKDRPIKLIDRPLGIGGLDNPPTIVFSAQPGPATIASLAPIEGEKIRLIVSHGNVLDTEEMPHVEMPYFHFKPSNGIENTLNGWLKNGGTHHQCLNLGDQRERWRILCKMLDIEYIEV; encoded by the coding sequence ATGAAAACGAGAAAGCCAAAAATAGGGTTAGTGGGTATTATGCAAGAACTTTACGATGATATGTTACCAGGCATTACAAAAAGACAAGCAAATTATGCAGAAGATATTGTAAAAGAATTAAGTGATGTGGCAGAAGTTGTTTTTAATGTTCCAGCGCGGGTGCGTGAGGATATAGAAAAGCAAGTTAAAGAGTTTAACAATTCAAATGTTGATGGCATTATGATCGTTATGCTCACATATAGTCCTGGCATGAGAATTGTAAGAGCATTACAGGAAAACAATCTTCCGATTTTACTAGCAAATATTCAACCGGTTCCGGAAGTAACTAAGGACTGGGATATGGGAGATTTAACGTACAATCAAGGAATTCACGGAGCACAAGATAATGCAAATGCAATGCTAAGAGGGGGAATCAATTTTGAAGTTATTACCGGAAATTGGAAGTCTGAAACTTTCAAATCACATTTTCTTAGCTGGGCAAAAGCCGCTCAAACTATTACAAAACTAAAGAATATGAAAGTAGCTGTTTTTGGTCAAATGCCTGGAATGGGCGACATAACCGTAGATTCGACATCTTTTTTAAGAAAAATTGGACCACAAATAAATCATGAAAGTTTAGGATCCATATACTCTATCTTTGAAAAAGTAAGCAACAGTGAAATCCAAGAATTACTCGAGAGGCAGAAAAAAATTTTTTATATAGACCCAAGTCTTAAGAAGGAAAACTACGAATATGCGGCACGATTTGAAATAGCTATAAGAAAATTCCTTGAATCTAAAGGCTATGAAGCATTTAGCATATACTTTCAAGCCGTTGCAGATGATGGTAGATTTAAGCAACTCCCAATGATGGCCGCATCTGATTTGCTAGCCGAGGGATATGGGTATGGAGCAGAAGGAGATGTATGCGCTGCAAGTCTCGTAGCAGCTGGCCATTCTTTAATTGGAGACGCACATTTTGCTGAAATGTATGCAATGGATTTTAAACGTGACTCAGTTCTTATAAGCCATATGGGAGAAGGTAACTGGAAAGTTGCAAGAAAAGACAGACCCATTAAGCTCATAGATAGACCGCTAGGGATAGGAGGACTTGATAATCCACCTACAATTGTTTTTAGCGCTCAACCTGGTCCTGCAACCATTGCTTCTTTAGCTCCAATTGAGGGAGAAAAAATCAGACTGATTGTCTCTCATGGAAATGTACTTGATACTGAGGAGATGCCACATGTTGAAATGCCTTATTTTCATTTTAAACCATCCAACGGGATTGAAAACACCTTAAATGGCTGGCTAAAAAATGGAGGAACGCATCATCAATGCTTAAATCTTGGGGATCAGCGTGAAAGATGGAGAATTCTTTGCAAAATGTTGGATATCGAGTACATTGAAGTTTGA
- a CDS encoding 1-phosphofructokinase family hexose kinase, with translation MIVILNANPSFDRTLIVDEIKSTGVIRGKKVFKHPDGKGMGAARVLNLFKVDYMCLNILGGKTGSMIYDLATAENLNMRVFKIKNESRINTIVVDKKNNTLVINEPGPFVERKEIERFKIWIQSQIEKFKLSDEDNYFIVGGSFPRGFTRQDFEDILSFVHKNSFKVVIDISKEFLKVALEQHVWMIKVNLHEISDLIPAKNEEIISFVHENYRVENIIITAGRSGSFGRFLGMNFKTIISKSEKRYAVGSGDAYLGGIMYGIANHFKPSSIIKIAAACGAANTEEIGPCVFEKEHVEKWLNLITVREVDIR, from the coding sequence ATGATTGTAATTCTTAACGCTAATCCTTCTTTTGATAGGACACTTATTGTAGATGAAATAAAATCTACTGGCGTAATAAGAGGTAAGAAAGTTTTCAAACATCCAGATGGAAAAGGAATGGGAGCTGCAAGAGTTCTTAACCTTTTCAAGGTAGACTATATGTGTCTTAACATTTTAGGTGGGAAAACTGGCTCCATGATCTATGATTTGGCAACGGCTGAAAACCTAAATATGAGGGTTTTTAAGATAAAAAACGAATCGAGAATAAACACCATTGTGGTAGACAAAAAGAACAATACTCTTGTCATAAATGAGCCAGGACCTTTTGTTGAAAGAAAGGAAATAGAAAGGTTTAAAATATGGATACAATCTCAAATAGAAAAATTCAAATTATCGGACGAAGATAATTATTTCATTGTTGGAGGGAGTTTCCCAAGAGGATTTACTCGCCAGGATTTTGAAGATATTCTCTCTTTTGTCCACAAAAACTCTTTTAAAGTGGTAATAGACATTTCTAAAGAGTTCCTGAAAGTAGCTTTAGAGCAACATGTTTGGATGATAAAAGTTAATCTTCATGAGATAAGCGACCTGATACCAGCTAAAAATGAAGAAATCATCTCATTTGTGCATGAAAATTATAGGGTAGAAAACATTATTATAACTGCTGGAAGATCCGGAAGCTTCGGAAGGTTCTTAGGAATGAACTTTAAAACCATTATTAGCAAATCTGAGAAAAGATATGCTGTTGGCTCAGGAGATGCTTATTTAGGGGGAATCATGTACGGCATAGCGAACCACTTTAAACCATCAAGCATTATAAAAATAGCTGCAGCTTGTGGAGCTGCTAACACAGAAGAAATAGGACCTTGCGTTTTTGAGAAAGAACATGTTGAGAAGTGGTTAAATTTGATAACAGTTAGGGAGGTTGATATAAGGTGA
- a CDS encoding extracellular solute-binding protein, with protein sequence MKKYKIWTMLVILGSLLVITALASVSLKVVTSPDNGPSLQWLAQEFEKQNPDIKINVSIVSWETLYPRLLADLKAKTGVYDIFTWDVMTAGAIHSGALDLTNFFKEHSNLVPKNYDWNDLLSLAKKLGEWNGELIGLPYYNNTMLFYYRKDLFNNPKYQKEFYDMFGRPLRVPKTWAEAVDVARFFTKKYNPKSPTRFGIALMFPTTHTMFYMFPLFFGPYRRSPDGIKEFGPVDMAYGDYFTADGKPAFANEYGLMALEDMKALMAYAPDPLGSDYGQTIEYFSQGMTAMCPQWTNPYMQFKSSPALQPSSEKIGIAPMPGRSVAGNWALGISKYISPEKQIAAAKFLLFATSKWATLHILEKFAIAPIRESVLDNLEAQKAIPWVKALPTIYQTETFRPRIPQEPQLESITDVYFSEMLSGKIPMTVESLKELAKKWEKVLNK encoded by the coding sequence ATGAAGAAGTACAAGATCTGGACTATGTTGGTGATTTTGGGAAGCTTGCTTGTCATTACAGCACTGGCAAGCGTGAGTTTGAAAGTGGTTACGTCTCCTGATAATGGACCTTCATTGCAGTGGTTAGCTCAAGAATTCGAGAAGCAGAACCCGGACATAAAAATAAATGTTTCTATAGTTTCTTGGGAGACGTTATATCCAAGACTGCTTGCAGATTTAAAGGCAAAAACTGGTGTCTATGACATTTTTACTTGGGATGTCATGACGGCTGGAGCCATTCATAGCGGTGCTCTTGATTTGACGAACTTTTTCAAGGAACATTCAAATCTTGTTCCTAAAAATTACGACTGGAATGATCTCTTGTCTTTAGCGAAAAAATTGGGAGAATGGAATGGAGAACTGATAGGATTACCGTATTACAACAACACAATGCTATTTTATTATCGCAAGGATCTCTTCAACAACCCCAAATACCAGAAAGAATTCTATGATATGTTTGGAAGGCCTTTAAGAGTTCCCAAAACTTGGGCAGAAGCTGTGGATGTCGCTAGATTCTTTACAAAAAAATACAATCCCAAATCGCCTACAAGGTTTGGAATAGCATTGATGTTTCCAACTACTCATACAATGTTCTATATGTTCCCGTTGTTTTTTGGCCCGTATAGAAGAAGTCCCGATGGCATAAAAGAGTTTGGGCCAGTCGACATGGCATATGGGGACTACTTTACAGCAGATGGGAAACCAGCTTTTGCCAATGAATATGGATTAATGGCTCTGGAAGATATGAAAGCGTTAATGGCATATGCTCCAGATCCTCTTGGTTCAGATTATGGTCAAACGATCGAATACTTCTCCCAAGGAATGACAGCTATGTGCCCACAATGGACGAATCCTTATATGCAATTTAAATCTTCACCTGCTCTTCAACCATCTTCAGAAAAGATAGGCATAGCTCCAATGCCTGGTAGATCGGTAGCTGGAAATTGGGCTTTAGGAATCAGCAAGTATATTTCTCCAGAAAAGCAAATAGCAGCTGCTAAATTCTTGCTCTTTGCCACTTCAAAATGGGCAACTCTTCATATACTTGAAAAATTTGCAATAGCCCCTATAAGAGAATCCGTTCTTGATAATCTAGAAGCGCAAAAAGCTATACCATGGGTTAAAGCTCTTCCTACTATTTATCAAACGGAAACATTCAGGCCAAGAATTCCTCAGGAACCTCAATTGGAGAGCATCACGGATGTGTATTTCTCTGAAATGCTTTCGGGAAAGATACCAATGACTGTTGAATCTTTGAAAGAACTTGCTAAAAAATGGGAAAAAGTTCTTAACAAATAA